One window of the Amia ocellicauda isolate fAmiCal2 chromosome 18, fAmiCal2.hap1, whole genome shotgun sequence genome contains the following:
- the LOC136713686 gene encoding uncharacterized protein LOC136713686, protein MDFKFFSPIVLYNRTDYTGSTPDFDPRSELADGWVSPSPPSTQSDDDLQIIPTPPHLQIDFGRWFDLTPSSPMCEADAWVSSSPPSPSSTQSDDDLQIIPTPPHLQIDFGRWFDLTPSSPMCEADGWVSSSPPSPPSPQSDDDLQIIPTPPHLQIDFGRWFDLTPSSPQKDADGWVSSSPSSPSPLQSSPTPSPLWSDADGWVSTTPPLFQDEDDDDGSQIIHTELWNLEDSQHSYTSDFLDIPAFAALPRPVSPTPSPLWCNADGWESTTPPLFPDDDDDDDDDDDGSQIIHTLDTEFWSLEDSQHSYKSDFWDDILAFAALPRPVSPMPSPPRSDADGWVSITSPPPQNDADSLVNLTPSPHSPALECTANGGGGPSRKRARPGSPLPCDFSQGPPIKRRAVCSNGGAGETV, encoded by the exons ATGGATTTCAAGTTCTTCAGTCCAATAGTACTGTACAACAGAACTGACTACACAG GGAGCACACCTGACTTCGATCCACGCTCCGAACTTGCTGATGGCTGGGTCAGCCCCTCACCCCCATCAACCCAGAGTGATGATGACCTACAGATCATCCCTACCCCACCTCATCTCCAAATAGATTTTGGGAGATGGTTCGATCTCACCCCATCCTCACCCATGTGCGAAGCTGATGCCTGGGTCAGCTCCTCACCCCCCTCACCCTCATCAACCCAGAGTGATGATGACCTACAGATCATCCCTACCCCACCTCATCTCCAAATTGATTTTGGGAGATGGTTCGATCTCACCCCATCCTCACCCATGTGCGAAGCTGATGGCTGGGTCAGCTCCTCACCCCCCTCACCCCCATCACCCCAGAGTGATGATGACCTACAGATCATCCCTACCCCCCCTCATCTCCAAATTGATTTTGGGAGATGGTTCGATCTCACCCCATCCTCACCGCAAAAGGACGCTGATGGCTGGGTCAGCTCCTCACCATCCTCACCCTCCCCACTCCAGAGCAGCCCCACGCCCTCCCCACTTTGGAGTGATGCTGATGGCTGGGTCAGCACCACTCCCCCCCTATTCCaggatgaagatgatgatgatggatcCCAGATCATCCACACAGAGTTATGGAACTTGGAGGATTCCCAGCACTCCTAtacttctgactttttgg ATATACCTGCCTTCGCTGCCCTTCCCAGGCCTGTCAGCCCCACGCCCTCCCCACTCTGGTGTAATGCTGATGGCTGGGAAAGCACCACCCCCCCCCTATTTccggatgatgatgatgatgatgatgatgatgatgatggatcCCAGATCATCCACACCCTAGACACGGAGTTCTGGAGCTTGGAGGATTCCCAGCACTCCTATAAATCTGACTTTTGGG ATGATATACTTGCCTTCGCCGCACTTCCCAGGCCTGTCAGCCCCATGCCCTCCCCACCCCGGAGTGATGCTGATGGCTGGGTCAGCAtcacctcccccccaccccagaatGATGCTGACAGCCTGGTGAACCTCACCCCCTccccacacagccctgcactgGAGTGCACAGCCAACGGGGGGGGAGGTCCATCCCGCAAGAGAGCGAGGCCCGGCTCCCCGCTCCCCTGTGACTTCTCCCAGGGCCCCCCGATCAAGAGGAGAGCTGTGTGCAGCAACGGAGGAGCGGGAGAGACTGTCTGA